One Nonomuraea angiospora DNA segment encodes these proteins:
- a CDS encoding RraA family protein yields the protein MNTNMHGVEQETYETMLGPAQSSPFVRPTARMVAALGGVSAATACAKLHQMGITRTFIDGPVPLHREPDVRVAGGAVTLQFLPQREDVFSGGEQEDAERKTALWAVLESIRPGDVLVVSAHASHFTGCLGDMLVRYFKLRGGAGIVVDGRVRDAARVRALGVPIWCTGVTPHYASQTELFPSAFNVPVGVGGALVTPGDLIVADEDGAVVVPQRSAVALAEDSLLHQDREEFARRRLDEGGRLSDYYPLTGAGLEEYLASRDAG from the coding sequence ATGAACACGAACATGCACGGCGTTGAGCAGGAGACCTACGAGACGATGCTGGGGCCGGCGCAGTCCTCGCCCTTCGTCCGGCCGACCGCGCGGATGGTGGCGGCGCTCGGCGGCGTGAGCGCCGCCACCGCCTGCGCCAAGCTGCACCAGATGGGCATCACCCGCACCTTCATCGACGGGCCCGTGCCGCTGCACCGCGAGCCGGACGTCCGCGTCGCCGGGGGAGCGGTCACGCTGCAGTTCCTCCCGCAGCGGGAGGACGTCTTCTCCGGCGGCGAGCAGGAGGACGCCGAGCGCAAGACCGCGCTGTGGGCGGTGCTGGAGTCCATCAGGCCGGGTGACGTGCTCGTCGTGTCGGCCCACGCCAGCCACTTCACCGGCTGCCTCGGCGACATGCTGGTCCGCTACTTCAAGCTGCGCGGCGGCGCGGGCATCGTGGTCGACGGGCGGGTGCGCGACGCCGCGCGCGTGCGCGCCCTCGGCGTGCCGATCTGGTGCACGGGGGTGACGCCGCACTACGCCTCGCAGACCGAGCTGTTCCCGTCGGCGTTCAACGTGCCGGTCGGCGTGGGCGGCGCGCTGGTGACGCCCGGCGACCTCATCGTCGCCGACGAGGACGGGGCGGTCGTCGTGCCGCAGCGCAGCGCCGTCGCGCTGGCCGAGGACTCCCTGCTGCACCAGGACCGCGAGGAGTTCGCCCGGCGGCGGCTGGACGAGGGCGGCCGGCTGTCCGACTACTACCCGCTGACCGGCGCCGGGCTGGAGGAGTACCTGGCGTCCCGGGACGCGGGCTGA
- a CDS encoding alpha-L-fucosidase, with amino-acid sequence MSGGSAEWFRAARFGLFVHFGLYSLAARHEWVRSREAMWDADYDRYLERFDPDLFDAAALARAAREAGMRYAVLTAKHHDGFCLFDSALTGYTSVRAAGRDLVAEFAEAMRAEGLRVGLYYSLLDWRHPDFTVDRYHPLRDSLPPEEAAGRDMARYRAYLHGQVRELLTGYGPIDLLFFDFTYPAKGPAEWGAAELMAMVRELRPGIVVNDRLGIPGDYVTPEQYQPDAPLTRDGAEVLWEACHTLNGSWGYDRDNHDYKSPDLLVRMLVQSVACGGNLLLNVGPTGRGALDPRAAETLRAIGAWTSLHARAVHGAGPSVFEPPPNALYTQRGDRLYLHLLAWPLKHVHLPGLAGRVRYAQLLHDGSEVRMQELDGGDHEHNNLAPPGREPGTLTLTLPVVRPDVLLPVVELVLRGEGH; translated from the coding sequence GTGTCAGGCGGATCGGCAGAGTGGTTCCGGGCGGCGCGGTTCGGATTGTTCGTTCACTTCGGCTTGTACAGCCTCGCCGCGCGGCACGAGTGGGTGCGCAGCCGCGAGGCCATGTGGGACGCCGACTACGACCGCTACCTGGAGCGGTTCGACCCCGACCTGTTCGACGCCGCCGCCCTGGCCAGGGCGGCGCGCGAGGCGGGGATGCGGTACGCGGTGCTGACCGCCAAGCACCACGACGGCTTCTGCCTGTTCGACTCGGCGCTGACCGGCTACACCTCCGTCCGGGCGGCCGGCCGCGACCTGGTCGCCGAGTTCGCCGAGGCGATGCGGGCGGAGGGGCTGCGGGTGGGGCTCTACTACTCGCTGCTGGACTGGCGCCATCCCGACTTCACCGTCGACCGGTACCACCCGCTGCGCGACAGCCTGCCGCCCGAGGAGGCGGCCGGGCGCGACATGGCGCGCTACCGGGCGTACCTGCACGGGCAGGTGCGGGAGCTGCTCACCGGCTACGGCCCCATCGACCTGCTGTTCTTCGACTTCACCTATCCGGCGAAGGGGCCCGCCGAGTGGGGCGCGGCGGAGCTGATGGCGATGGTCCGGGAGCTACGCCCGGGGATCGTGGTCAACGACCGGCTCGGCATCCCGGGTGACTACGTCACGCCCGAGCAGTACCAGCCCGACGCGCCGCTGACCCGCGACGGCGCCGAGGTCCTGTGGGAGGCGTGCCACACGCTGAACGGCTCGTGGGGCTACGACCGCGACAACCACGACTACAAGAGCCCGGACCTGCTGGTGCGCATGCTCGTGCAGTCGGTCGCCTGCGGCGGCAACCTGCTGCTCAACGTCGGCCCCACCGGGCGGGGCGCGCTGGACCCGCGGGCCGCCGAGACGCTGCGCGCGATCGGCGCGTGGACGTCCCTGCACGCGCGGGCGGTGCACGGCGCCGGGCCCAGCGTGTTCGAGCCGCCGCCGAACGCGCTCTACACCCAGCGCGGCGACCGGCTCTACCTGCACCTGCTCGCCTGGCCGCTCAAGCACGTCCACCTGCCCGGCCTGGCCGGCCGCGTCCGGTACGCGCAACTGCTGCACGACGGCTCGGAGGTGCGCATGCAGGAGCTGGACGGCGGCGACCACGAGCACAACAACCTCGCTCCCCCGGGCCGGGAGCCGGGCACGCTCACCCTCACCCTGCCGGTGGTCCGGCCGGACGTGCTGCTGCCGGTCGTCGAGCTCGTGCTGCGCGGCGAAGGGCACTGA
- a CDS encoding carbohydrate ABC transporter permease, translating into MTPNPRAGARRPSPVRVALLTLLFAVMTVPVYLLLVNSFKSQQDIQNSPFSLPFARISLDHLAAAVQSPQYNVLKSYGFTLVLVVAVDVLCILFAGPAAYVIARSLKRRTQFLLLFFLAGTFIPASALIVPLIYVLRAIGLGNTVTGLILHDVAMTLPVSIFLFVGFIRTVPRDIDHAAAIDGAGRLRTYWQVIFPLTRPAVITVLILNSIGIWNDFISPQILLSPGSGTYTVTTAIYAGISQYSTDMTKVFPNLLLAVAPVIIFFVYMQRHIISGLTVGALKG; encoded by the coding sequence ATGACCCCCAACCCCCGCGCCGGCGCGCGGCGGCCTTCGCCGGTCCGCGTCGCGCTGCTGACCCTGCTGTTCGCCGTCATGACCGTGCCGGTCTACCTCCTGCTGGTCAACAGCTTCAAGTCGCAGCAGGACATCCAGAACAGCCCGTTCTCGCTGCCGTTCGCCAGGATCTCGCTGGACCACCTGGCGGCGGCGGTGCAGAGCCCCCAGTACAACGTGCTCAAGAGCTACGGCTTCACGCTCGTGCTGGTGGTGGCCGTCGATGTGCTGTGCATCCTGTTCGCCGGGCCGGCCGCGTACGTGATCGCGCGCAGCCTCAAGCGGCGCACCCAGTTCCTGCTGCTGTTCTTCCTGGCCGGCACGTTCATCCCCGCCTCGGCCCTCATCGTGCCGCTGATCTACGTGCTGCGCGCGATCGGGCTGGGCAACACGGTGACCGGGCTGATCCTGCACGACGTCGCCATGACCCTGCCGGTGAGCATCTTCCTGTTCGTCGGCTTCATCCGGACCGTCCCCCGGGACATCGACCACGCGGCCGCGATCGACGGGGCCGGGCGGCTGCGCACGTACTGGCAGGTCATCTTCCCGCTGACCCGACCGGCCGTGATCACGGTGCTGATCCTCAACTCGATCGGGATCTGGAACGACTTCATCAGCCCCCAGATCCTGCTGAGCCCCGGGTCCGGCACCTACACGGTCACCACCGCCATCTACGCCGGCATCAGCCAGTACTCCACCGACATGACCAAGGTCTTCCCCAACCTCCTCCTCGCCGTGGCCCCGGTGATCATCTTCTTCGTCTACATGCAGCGGCACATCATCAGCGGCCTGACGGTCGGCGCGCTCAAGGGCTGA
- a CDS encoding aldo/keto reductase, with translation MSVALPRLGLGTAPIGNLFAEVSERDAAATVAAAAAEGMTYFDTAPRYGHGVAEDRLGRALASGAAPGAVISTKAGWLLRPGERVVTDWTERGLRESLESSLRRLRRPAVDVLFLHDPDDFREEIRRTGYPAARRIREEGLAGAIGFGMNHCEPLAAYVAEFEPDVVLIAGRFSLLDHDALTTLLPLCAKTGTTVVVGGVFNTGLLADPRPGAMFHYRETPPDVLARARRCRAVCAEFGVPLAAAAVRFPYLHPAVGSVVVGCRSADEVRANAAAARAEIPPELWHRLAAEGFVPPELLEA, from the coding sequence ATGAGCGTCGCGCTGCCCAGGCTGGGCCTCGGCACCGCGCCCATCGGCAACCTCTTCGCGGAGGTGAGTGAGCGGGACGCCGCCGCCACGGTGGCGGCCGCCGCGGCCGAGGGCATGACGTACTTCGACACCGCCCCGCGCTACGGCCACGGGGTGGCCGAGGACCGGCTCGGCCGGGCCCTGGCGAGCGGCGCGGCACCCGGCGCGGTGATCTCGACGAAGGCCGGCTGGCTGCTGCGGCCCGGGGAGCGGGTGGTCACCGACTGGACCGAGCGCGGCCTGCGCGAGTCGCTGGAGTCGAGCCTGCGCCGGCTGCGCCGCCCGGCGGTGGACGTGCTGTTCCTGCACGACCCGGACGACTTCCGCGAGGAGATCCGGCGCACCGGCTACCCGGCGGCGCGCAGGATCCGCGAGGAGGGGCTGGCGGGGGCGATCGGCTTCGGGATGAACCACTGCGAGCCGCTGGCGGCGTACGTGGCCGAGTTCGAGCCGGACGTGGTCCTCATCGCCGGGCGGTTCTCGCTGCTCGACCACGACGCGCTGACGACCCTGCTGCCGCTGTGCGCGAAGACCGGGACCACGGTCGTGGTGGGCGGGGTGTTCAACACCGGGCTGCTGGCCGACCCGCGGCCGGGCGCGATGTTCCACTACCGCGAGACGCCCCCGGACGTGCTGGCGCGAGCGCGGCGGTGCCGGGCGGTCTGCGCGGAGTTCGGGGTGCCGCTCGCCGCGGCGGCGGTGCGGTTCCCGTACCTGCATCCGGCCGTGGGGTCGGTGGTGGTGGGATGCCGGTCGGCGGACGAGGTGCGCGCCAACGCGGCGGCGGCGCGGGCCGAGATCCCGCCGGAGCTGTGGCACCGCCTCGCCGCGGAGGGCTTCGTCCCGCCCGAGCTCCTGGAGGCATGA
- a CDS encoding carbohydrate ABC transporter permease → MVGLAGLSADSVRVAARSPGSDRSTPGGRRRRLREAALSAGMLAPAVVVYTVMTIVPVIVALYLSLTDWNGFSSAAFVGLDNYARLFDDPDTTRAAVVTVIVAFFGSVGMLGLGLVYALQLKERNWANSFFRTLAYYPHVISSLILGFLWSAILGTNGAINNTLADLGVGPVGFLFDENLAVITLVGVIVWAGFGFNVVLFVAGLQTVPRELVEAAQIDGASRRQINRRIVIPMIAPVVTVAMVLNLVGLIKVYDIVVSLTDGGPAGATETIAYVILTRSFAGTDVGFATAQAVGLMMASAALSVVVTALRNRQDRAAAS, encoded by the coding sequence GTGGTGGGACTCGCAGGGCTGAGCGCGGACTCCGTGCGGGTGGCCGCGCGGAGTCCCGGTTCCGATCGCAGCACGCCGGGCGGCCGGCGCCGCCGCCTGCGCGAGGCGGCACTGAGCGCGGGCATGCTCGCCCCCGCCGTCGTGGTGTACACGGTCATGACGATCGTCCCGGTCATCGTGGCGCTGTACCTGAGCCTCACCGACTGGAACGGCTTCTCCTCGGCGGCCTTCGTCGGCCTGGACAACTACGCCCGCCTGTTCGACGACCCGGACACCACCCGGGCCGCGGTGGTCACCGTGATCGTGGCCTTCTTCGGATCGGTGGGGATGCTCGGACTGGGCCTGGTCTACGCGCTCCAGCTCAAGGAGCGGAACTGGGCCAACTCCTTCTTCCGCACCCTCGCCTACTACCCGCACGTGATCAGCTCGCTCATCCTGGGCTTCCTGTGGAGCGCCATCCTCGGCACCAACGGCGCGATCAACAACACCCTCGCCGACCTCGGCGTCGGCCCCGTCGGCTTCCTGTTCGACGAGAACCTCGCGGTGATCACCCTGGTGGGCGTCATCGTGTGGGCGGGCTTCGGCTTCAACGTGGTGCTGTTCGTGGCCGGCCTGCAGACGGTGCCGCGCGAGCTCGTCGAGGCGGCGCAGATCGACGGCGCGTCGCGACGGCAGATCAACCGCAGGATCGTCATCCCGATGATCGCGCCGGTGGTCACCGTCGCCATGGTGCTCAACCTGGTGGGGCTGATCAAGGTGTACGACATCGTCGTCAGCCTCACCGACGGCGGCCCGGCCGGGGCCACCGAGACCATCGCGTACGTCATCCTCACCAGGTCGTTCGCCGGCACGGACGTCGGCTTCGCCACCGCCCAGGCCGTGGGCCTCATGATGGCCTCCGCGGCGCTGTCGGTCGTCGTCACCGCCCTGCGCAACCGGCAGGACCGGGCCGCGGCGAGCTAA
- a CDS encoding ABC transporter substrate-binding protein, which yields MNRRLLAAAVTALVLTAASACGGGGGTEGGAGKTTLRMIVNITPNLTEQFWNGLFDRYEAKHPDVTVQLELTGTIEAEAKLRQDLAAGDPPDIAQHVVPTPETAELFVDLSGEPWAAKTPLFDEYAIGGKHYVVGVGEQIQSLVFYNKKAFADAGLDATKIRNIAQFEEAMGKLKKAGLVPLQTAGQWVTGAQFSMLADAGVLTADPDWTVKRKKGGTTFAASGYKRYYELYRSWLEQGFLDKSALGLQYPDGQAAFLKGGSAMYIMGSYFVPAADEAGKSDDIGVFPVPSDGAYPPGQFGNMAQPYTVVAQSKHREAAIDLVEWLVTDEEAIKVQLAADGNLRKGFAYDVSSLGDGVQKVLDEAPTVLVKQGDRQPVQGYADELNKQIQSLFTGASADDVATKLDQWWDSQG from the coding sequence ATGAACAGGCGATTGCTGGCGGCCGCGGTGACGGCCCTCGTGTTAACGGCGGCGTCGGCGTGCGGTGGCGGCGGCGGCACGGAGGGCGGAGCGGGCAAGACCACGCTGCGGATGATCGTCAACATCACGCCCAACCTCACCGAGCAGTTCTGGAACGGGTTGTTCGACCGTTACGAGGCCAAGCACCCGGACGTGACCGTGCAACTGGAGCTCACCGGCACCATCGAGGCCGAGGCCAAGCTGCGCCAGGACCTCGCCGCGGGCGACCCGCCCGACATCGCACAGCACGTGGTGCCCACCCCGGAGACCGCCGAGCTCTTCGTGGACCTGTCCGGCGAGCCGTGGGCCGCGAAGACGCCGCTGTTCGACGAGTACGCGATCGGCGGCAAGCACTACGTGGTCGGCGTCGGCGAGCAGATCCAGTCGCTGGTCTTCTACAACAAGAAGGCGTTCGCCGACGCGGGCCTCGACGCCACCAAGATCCGCAACATCGCCCAGTTCGAGGAGGCGATGGGCAAGCTCAAGAAGGCCGGGCTGGTCCCGCTGCAGACCGCCGGCCAGTGGGTGACCGGGGCGCAGTTCAGCATGCTGGCCGACGCGGGCGTGCTCACCGCCGACCCCGACTGGACGGTCAAGCGCAAGAAGGGCGGGACGACCTTCGCGGCCAGCGGCTACAAGCGCTACTACGAGCTCTACCGGTCCTGGCTCGAGCAGGGCTTCCTCGACAAGAGCGCGCTCGGGCTGCAGTACCCCGACGGCCAGGCCGCCTTCCTCAAGGGCGGCTCGGCGATGTACATCATGGGCTCGTACTTCGTGCCCGCGGCCGACGAGGCGGGCAAGAGCGACGACATCGGCGTCTTCCCCGTGCCGTCCGACGGCGCGTACCCGCCCGGCCAGTTCGGCAACATGGCGCAGCCGTACACGGTGGTCGCGCAGTCCAAGCACCGCGAGGCGGCGATCGACCTGGTCGAGTGGCTGGTGACCGACGAGGAGGCCATCAAGGTCCAGCTCGCCGCCGACGGCAACCTCCGCAAGGGGTTCGCCTACGACGTCTCCAGCCTCGGCGACGGCGTGCAAAAGGTCCTCGACGAGGCACCGACCGTCCTGGTCAAGCAGGGCGACCGGCAGCCGGTCCAGGGCTACGCCGACGAGCTGAACAAGCAGATCCAGTCCCTGTTCACCGGCGCCTCGGCCGATGACGTCGCCACGAAGCTGGACCAGTGGTGGGACTCGCAGGGCTGA
- a CDS encoding right-handed parallel beta-helix repeat-containing protein, translating to MSITRRLRATLATCLLLSLAATPAVAHAAVPAVAHTESAPRPPGKILYVAPGGDDAGSGTKARPFRTLEGARDAIRKLKARHGLPPGGVTVYLREGAYQRSASFALDQRDSGTAKAPVVYRSYPGETARLTGGRQLDHDSFTPVTDEAVLRRIVDEPARGKVLRADLKALGLTDYGQLSRHGYWKANDVSTVPPMELYVAGQGMTLARWPNEGTVQMNQIIDAGPTVKDADLQNRGGTFSYGYDRPRHWTQAEDVWLDGIFGYSWEWSYNKIAAIDPEAKTITLRYGEMSGLMKSWYPDFHFAQNLLEELDAPGEYYIDRAEGVLYLVPNAAFRTKQGDITVTMLKEPMIKTAGASHVSFQELALEYGRSLPAVILGGSHVTIERSDIQNFADGGVYINSAGRYVYDGIPDKNKGRDHAVVSSTIRHVGGVGVVLNGGDDKTLEPGRNRVENSHIHDFAYYHKAYNPGVMFDGVGNTARGNEIHDAPHPGIIVHGNDHLIEYNDIYDICQDFQDLGAIYMNAGMTPHERGTVIRRNYFHHIGEGRDGVEGVYPDNLTMGLTIDENVFYRMGNDAIKSGSGDHIKTRNNIFVDTHVPYDNYEMWMGDQPDNTVDKNYLPAWRKLFEENGGFAGTPYAAKYPELLTFFDENHYFPAKNFFENNLVWNPELARASSVNQHGARDVKNLLNYAGNWVADRNPGFTDWQAGDFSLTADAEVFQRIPGFKAVPFAEIGTHGKVGLPGGPDRIELTALHLPGDELTVPLGKTVSVRAEPVPWNATDQAVTYASSDPAVATVSAGGAVTALMPGTTTVSVASKAHPEITDTATVTVSKGDGVMHATDFESGGNGWPVDPNRAIVADAAGNHWYRIVKGANGLLDRAFTDYALSYRLRTPAQVPEGAVLIMYDRQGGAGGGYVRYRHAAAGPTWTLYDAQWRTLSQAVLPAERGLRPDTVYDVRMTVRGASVSVSVGGEAVLEGENPAHNPSGKVGFYAEGFTHLDFDDVTFSLPRAS from the coding sequence GTGTCCATCACACGACGGCTGCGCGCCACCCTGGCGACTTGCCTCCTGTTATCCCTGGCGGCGACGCCCGCGGTGGCTCACGCGGCGGTGCCCGCGGTGGCTCACACGGAGAGCGCGCCGCGGCCGCCAGGAAAGATCCTCTACGTCGCGCCCGGCGGTGACGACGCCGGCAGCGGGACGAAAGCCCGCCCCTTCCGCACCCTCGAAGGGGCCAGGGACGCGATCAGGAAGCTCAAGGCCCGCCACGGCCTGCCCCCCGGCGGGGTGACCGTCTACCTACGCGAAGGCGCTTACCAGCGGAGCGCGTCGTTCGCGCTCGACCAGCGGGACTCCGGCACGGCGAAGGCGCCGGTCGTCTACCGCTCCTACCCCGGCGAGACGGCCCGGCTCACCGGCGGGCGGCAGCTCGACCACGACAGCTTCACCCCGGTGACCGACGAGGCCGTGCTGCGGCGCATCGTGGACGAGCCGGCCCGGGGCAAGGTGCTGCGGGCCGACCTCAAGGCCCTCGGCCTCACGGACTACGGGCAGCTCAGCCGGCACGGCTACTGGAAGGCCAACGACGTCAGCACCGTCCCGCCCATGGAGCTGTACGTGGCGGGCCAGGGCATGACGCTGGCCCGCTGGCCCAACGAAGGCACCGTCCAGATGAACCAGATCATCGACGCCGGGCCCACCGTGAAGGACGCCGACCTGCAGAACCGCGGCGGCACGTTCAGCTACGGCTACGACCGGCCGCGCCACTGGACGCAGGCCGAGGACGTCTGGCTGGACGGCATCTTCGGCTACAGCTGGGAGTGGTCGTACAACAAGATCGCCGCGATCGACCCCGAGGCGAAGACGATCACCCTGCGCTACGGCGAGATGTCCGGCCTGATGAAGTCGTGGTACCCGGACTTCCACTTCGCCCAGAACCTGCTGGAGGAACTGGACGCCCCCGGCGAGTACTACATCGACCGGGCCGAAGGCGTGCTGTACCTGGTGCCCAACGCGGCCTTCCGCACGAAGCAGGGCGACATCACCGTCACCATGCTCAAGGAGCCGATGATCAAGACCGCCGGCGCCTCCCACGTCTCCTTCCAGGAGCTGGCGCTGGAGTACGGGCGCAGCCTGCCCGCGGTGATCCTCGGCGGCAGCCACGTCACCATCGAGCGCAGCGACATCCAGAACTTCGCCGACGGCGGCGTGTACATCAACTCGGCCGGCCGCTACGTCTACGACGGCATCCCGGACAAGAACAAGGGCCGCGACCACGCCGTGGTGTCCTCCACGATCCGGCACGTGGGCGGCGTGGGCGTCGTCCTCAACGGCGGCGACGACAAGACCCTGGAGCCGGGCCGCAACCGGGTGGAGAACTCCCACATCCACGACTTCGCCTACTACCACAAGGCGTACAACCCGGGCGTGATGTTCGACGGCGTCGGAAACACGGCCCGCGGCAACGAGATCCACGACGCGCCGCATCCCGGCATCATCGTCCACGGCAACGACCACCTCATCGAGTACAACGACATCTACGACATCTGCCAGGACTTCCAGGACCTCGGCGCGATCTACATGAACGCCGGCATGACGCCGCACGAGCGGGGCACCGTGATCCGGCGCAACTACTTCCACCACATCGGCGAGGGGCGCGACGGCGTCGAGGGCGTCTACCCCGACAACCTCACGATGGGCCTGACGATCGACGAGAACGTCTTCTACCGGATGGGCAACGACGCCATCAAGAGCGGCTCCGGCGACCACATCAAGACCAGGAACAACATCTTCGTCGACACCCACGTCCCGTACGACAACTACGAGATGTGGATGGGCGACCAGCCGGACAACACGGTGGACAAGAACTACCTGCCCGCCTGGCGGAAGCTGTTCGAGGAGAACGGCGGCTTCGCCGGCACCCCGTACGCCGCGAAGTACCCCGAACTGCTCACCTTCTTCGACGAGAACCACTACTTCCCGGCGAAGAACTTCTTCGAGAACAACCTCGTCTGGAACCCCGAGCTGGCCCGGGCTTCCAGCGTCAACCAGCACGGCGCGCGGGACGTCAAGAACCTGCTCAACTACGCCGGCAACTGGGTCGCCGACCGGAACCCCGGCTTCACCGACTGGCAGGCCGGCGACTTCTCCCTGACCGCGGACGCCGAGGTCTTCCAGCGCATCCCCGGGTTCAAGGCCGTCCCGTTCGCCGAGATCGGCACCCACGGCAAGGTCGGGCTGCCGGGCGGGCCCGACCGGATCGAGCTGACCGCCCTCCACCTGCCCGGCGACGAGCTCACCGTCCCGCTCGGCAAGACGGTGTCCGTCCGGGCCGAGCCGGTGCCGTGGAACGCCACCGACCAGGCGGTGACGTACGCGAGCAGCGACCCGGCGGTGGCCACGGTGAGCGCCGGCGGCGCGGTCACCGCGCTCATGCCGGGCACCACCACCGTCTCCGTCGCCTCCAAGGCCCACCCCGAGATCACCGACACGGCCACCGTCACCGTGAGCAAGGGCGACGGCGTCATGCACGCCACCGACTTCGAGTCCGGCGGCAACGGCTGGCCTGTCGATCCCAACCGCGCCATCGTCGCCGACGCCGCCGGCAACCATTGGTACCGGATCGTCAAGGGCGCCAACGGGCTGCTCGACCGCGCCTTCACCGACTACGCGCTGTCGTACCGGCTGCGGACGCCCGCGCAGGTGCCCGAGGGGGCCGTCCTCATCATGTACGACCGCCAGGGCGGCGCCGGCGGCGGCTACGTCCGCTACCGGCACGCGGCGGCCGGGCCGACCTGGACGCTCTACGACGCGCAGTGGCGGACGCTGAGCCAGGCCGTCCTGCCGGCCGAGCGCGGCCTGCGCCCCGACACCGTCTACGACGTGCGGATGACGGTGCGGGGGGCGTCTGTGAGCGTCAGCGTCGGCGGCGAGGCCGTTCTCGAAGGCGAGAACCCGGCGCACAACCCGTCCGGGAAGGTCGGCTTCTACGCCGAGGGCTTCACGCACCTCGACTTCGACGACGTCACGTTCTCGTTGCCACGGGCGTCCTGA
- a CDS encoding pyridoxamine 5'-phosphate oxidase family protein, whose protein sequence is MGKSYERIDGRLRAFIEAQHIFFTATAPLDGDGTVNLSPKGLNGSFAVLDELTVAYLDFAGSNAETIAHLRENGRITLMWCAFDGPPNIVRVHGRGEPVFRDDARWAELMGYFPDIDPTLHGLRAIIVVTAEKIRDTCGYAVPFMTYDEDRPLHASRFARETDESLDAYFQKKEHIATSIDGLPGLPLPLPPLPRTT, encoded by the coding sequence ATGGGAAAGAGCTACGAACGGATAGACGGCAGGCTGCGTGCCTTCATCGAGGCGCAGCACATCTTCTTCACCGCTACGGCGCCACTGGACGGCGACGGCACCGTCAATCTTTCGCCCAAGGGCCTGAATGGGTCGTTCGCCGTGCTCGACGAACTCACCGTGGCCTACCTCGATTTCGCCGGCAGCAACGCCGAGACGATCGCTCACCTGCGCGAGAACGGCCGCATCACCTTGATGTGGTGCGCCTTCGATGGTCCTCCCAACATCGTTCGCGTGCACGGCCGTGGAGAGCCGGTCTTCCGCGACGATGCACGTTGGGCCGAGCTGATGGGCTACTTCCCGGACATCGACCCGACCCTGCATGGCCTGCGTGCGATCATCGTCGTGACCGCCGAGAAGATCCGCGATACGTGTGGATACGCCGTCCCATTCATGACCTATGACGAGGACCGCCCACTGCACGCGTCGCGCTTCGCGCGTGAGACCGATGAGTCACTCGACGCGTACTTCCAGAAGAAGGAGCACATCGCGACCAGCATCGATGGTCTTCCGGGGCTGCCCCTACCGCTGCCACCGCTTCCGCGCACCACATAA